One stretch of Gemmatimonadaceae bacterium DNA includes these proteins:
- a CDS encoding class I SAM-dependent methyltransferase yields MQDEIAHAYDRWAVSYDTDRNPTRDLDGQVLRQSALPVDGADVLELGCGTGKNTVWLASRARDVTAMDFSPGMLARARRRVIGDHVHFVKHDVREPWPVASLGIDVVVGNLVLEHVERLAPVFHEAARVLRTGGTLWLCELHPFRQWRGGQAHFTAADTGDVVHVPAYLHAVSDYVNGGLAAGLTLVHLGESLEDDVESGALPRLLSVRFLKQ; encoded by the coding sequence ATGCAGGACGAGATTGCGCACGCCTACGATCGCTGGGCGGTCTCGTATGATACGGACCGCAATCCCACGCGTGATCTTGATGGACAGGTGTTGCGGCAGAGCGCGCTGCCGGTTGACGGGGCCGATGTGCTTGAGCTGGGGTGTGGCACCGGCAAGAACACGGTGTGGCTGGCATCACGCGCGCGTGACGTCACCGCCATGGATTTCTCGCCGGGCATGCTGGCGCGCGCGCGTCGTCGTGTGATTGGCGATCATGTGCATTTCGTCAAACACGACGTGCGCGAACCGTGGCCGGTGGCATCGCTCGGCATCGACGTGGTTGTCGGCAACCTCGTGCTTGAACACGTCGAGCGGTTGGCGCCGGTGTTTCATGAAGCGGCACGGGTGCTGCGCACGGGTGGCACGCTGTGGCTGTGCGAATTGCACCCATTTCGACAGTGGCGCGGCGGGCAGGCCCATTTTACTGCCGCCGATACCGGTGACGTGGTGCACGTCCCGGCCTATCTGCACGCCGTAAGCGACTACGTCAACGGCGGACTCGCCGCAGGCCTGACGCTGGTACACCTGGGTGAGTCGCTTGAGGACGACGTGGAGTCCGGGGCGCTGCCTCGGCTCTTGTCAGTGCGTTTCCTCAAGCAGTAA
- a CDS encoding amidohydrolase family protein, which produces MVAYLALPRARMLTPALILALIGPGGKTLQAQRPPIGPSVRSFVRVDTTAFALTNVRVIDGTGAPAREAQTVLVRDGRIVAVGASTSVTIPVGTQVIDLTGKSVIPGLVMVHEHLFYPTGPGIYGNLTESFSRLYLAGGVTSMRTGGNMNGYSELLVAKAIAKGEKAGPWIDATAPYLEGPGMNFAQVRVLADSTDARKHVEYWAEQGATSFKAYMNITRDELRASTKAAHARGLKVTGHLCSVTYREAADAGIDDLEHGFFAMNDFVPNKPLDRCVSRGGAAQSTMAALDPAASEVQSLFTYLIDRHVVVTSTLTIFETFTPGRPMPPGLDVLLPQLREQFEQRFAVTATSTQSPYTAAFPKGMAMERAFAKAGGTLVVGTDPTGGGGVIPGYSNQRALELLVEAGFSPLEAIRIGTLNGATYLGRGALVGSIAVGKQADLVVIDGNPVAQIGDIRKVQMVFKQGVGYDPSAIIESVRGKVGLW; this is translated from the coding sequence ATGGTTGCCTACCTCGCCCTTCCGCGTGCTCGTATGCTCACGCCCGCCCTCATACTGGCGCTGATAGGGCCGGGTGGCAAGACGCTGCAGGCGCAGCGACCGCCCATTGGACCGTCTGTTCGCTCGTTCGTGCGAGTGGATACCACGGCATTCGCCCTGACCAACGTCCGCGTCATTGATGGCACGGGGGCACCGGCGCGCGAGGCGCAAACGGTGCTGGTGCGCGATGGTCGCATTGTCGCGGTCGGCGCGTCGACTTCGGTCACTATTCCGGTCGGCACGCAGGTGATCGATCTGACCGGCAAGAGCGTCATCCCGGGGCTGGTCATGGTCCACGAGCATCTGTTCTATCCCACCGGTCCGGGTATCTACGGGAATCTGACGGAGAGTTTTTCGCGACTGTATCTGGCGGGTGGGGTCACCTCGATGCGCACGGGTGGCAACATGAACGGCTACAGCGAGCTGCTGGTAGCCAAGGCCATTGCCAAGGGCGAGAAGGCGGGCCCGTGGATTGATGCCACGGCGCCGTATCTGGAAGGACCCGGCATGAACTTCGCCCAGGTTCGCGTGCTCGCGGATTCAACCGACGCGCGCAAACATGTGGAGTACTGGGCCGAGCAGGGCGCGACGTCGTTCAAGGCGTACATGAACATCACGCGCGACGAACTGCGCGCGTCGACGAAGGCGGCGCACGCCCGTGGTCTCAAGGTGACCGGACATCTGTGCTCGGTCACGTATCGTGAAGCGGCCGATGCCGGCATCGATGACCTTGAGCACGGCTTCTTCGCCATGAACGATTTCGTCCCCAACAAGCCACTCGATCGGTGTGTGTCGCGCGGCGGCGCGGCGCAGTCCACCATGGCGGCGCTCGATCCTGCGGCGAGCGAGGTGCAGTCGCTGTTCACGTATCTCATTGATCGCCATGTGGTGGTCACCTCCACGCTCACCATCTTCGAAACATTCACGCCGGGGCGCCCGATGCCGCCGGGGCTGGATGTGCTGCTGCCTCAGTTGCGCGAGCAATTCGAGCAGCGCTTCGCCGTGACCGCCACGTCCACGCAATCGCCGTACACGGCTGCGTTTCCCAAGGGCATGGCTATGGAACGCGCCTTCGCCAAGGCCGGCGGCACGCTGGTGGTTGGCACTGATCCCACCGGGGGTGGCGGAGTGATTCCCGGATACTCCAACCAGCGCGCACTGGAATTGCTAGTGGAGGCGGGTTTCTCGCCTCTGGAGGCCATCCGCATCGGCACGCTTAATGGCGCGACGTATCTGGGGCGCGGCGCACTGGTGGGCTCGATCGCGGTGGGCAAGCAGGCCGATCTGGTCGTCATCGACGGCAACCCGGTGGCGCAGATCGGCGACATCCGCAAGGTGCAGATGGTCTTCAAGCAGGGCGTGGGATACGATCCCTCTGCGATCATCGAATCGGTGCGGGGGAAGGTCGGACTCTGGTAG
- a CDS encoding 4-coumarate--CoA ligase family protein translates to MILRSPYPDIDIPDMPLVGFVFKRAAEFGDKTAIVCAATGRAYTYAGLAKAIAQVGAGLAARGVKKGDVVGLVSPNTPDFAVVFYAIVSIGAICSTVNPIATAEEIGAQFADSEAIMLFTVPELYDKCEAASRLASMVREIVVFGEHEGAVPYAELFAHGDTPPHVEIDPATDVCALPYSSGTSGIPKGVMLTHRNIVANLCQMRQPTTMVTADDVIVGVLPFFHIYGMVVIMGAAFVEGATVVSMPRFEIEAFLKTLQDYRVTYANVVPPIVLAFAKHPSVAKYDLSALHTVFSGAAPLGGELSTAVEQRLGVRVRQGYGLTETSPVTHFHPLESERVVLSSVGPMVANTECRLVDPLTEQDVPVGERGELWIHGPQVMKGYFNKPEATAACLSADGWFRTGDVAIVDDRGWFAIVDRVKELIKYKGLQVAPAELEAVLLSNPAIADAAVIPVPDDDAGEVPKAFVVARSELSADDVMAYVAERVSPYKKIRMVEFVDSIPKSPSGKILRRLLVEKERLAAAQRT, encoded by the coding sequence ATGATCCTCCGTAGCCCGTATCCCGATATCGATATTCCCGACATGCCGCTGGTTGGGTTCGTGTTCAAGCGCGCGGCGGAGTTTGGCGACAAGACGGCGATTGTCTGTGCAGCCACGGGACGCGCGTACACGTATGCGGGTTTGGCCAAGGCGATCGCGCAGGTGGGGGCTGGCCTGGCCGCGCGCGGCGTGAAGAAGGGTGATGTCGTTGGCCTGGTGAGTCCGAACACACCCGACTTCGCCGTGGTGTTTTACGCGATTGTGTCCATCGGGGCGATTTGTTCGACGGTGAATCCCATTGCCACGGCCGAAGAAATTGGCGCGCAGTTCGCCGACTCCGAAGCCATCATGCTGTTCACGGTGCCCGAGTTGTACGACAAGTGCGAGGCCGCGTCGCGACTGGCCAGCATGGTGCGTGAGATTGTCGTATTTGGTGAACACGAGGGTGCCGTGCCGTACGCGGAGCTCTTCGCGCATGGTGACACGCCGCCGCACGTCGAGATCGATCCGGCCACCGACGTGTGCGCGTTGCCATACTCCAGCGGCACCTCGGGTATTCCGAAGGGTGTGATGCTGACGCATCGGAATATCGTCGCCAACCTCTGCCAGATGCGACAACCCACCACGATGGTCACTGCCGATGATGTGATCGTGGGCGTGCTGCCGTTCTTTCACATCTACGGCATGGTGGTGATCATGGGGGCGGCGTTCGTCGAAGGCGCCACCGTGGTGTCGATGCCCCGCTTCGAGATCGAGGCCTTTCTCAAGACGCTGCAGGACTATCGTGTCACCTACGCCAACGTCGTGCCGCCCATCGTGCTGGCATTTGCCAAGCATCCGTCGGTGGCCAAGTACGACTTGAGCGCGTTGCACACCGTGTTCAGCGGCGCCGCGCCGTTGGGTGGCGAGTTGTCGACGGCGGTGGAACAACGACTCGGCGTGCGCGTGCGGCAGGGATATGGCCTCACGGAAACGAGCCCGGTCACCCACTTCCATCCGCTCGAGAGCGAGCGGGTGGTCCTGTCGTCGGTCGGACCGATGGTGGCCAACACAGAGTGTCGACTGGTCGATCCGCTCACGGAACAGGATGTCCCCGTTGGTGAGCGGGGCGAACTCTGGATTCACGGTCCGCAGGTGATGAAGGGCTACTTCAACAAACCCGAAGCCACCGCGGCCTGTCTGAGTGCCGATGGCTGGTTCCGCACTGGCGACGTCGCCATTGTTGACGACCGTGGCTGGTTCGCCATCGTGGATCGGGTGAAGGAACTCATCAAGTACAAGGGACTGCAGGTCGCCCCGGCGGAACTGGAGGCGGTCCTGTTGTCGAATCCCGCCATTGCTGACGCGGCGGTCATTCCGGTGCCCGACGACGATGCCGGTGAGGTCCCCAAGGCGTTCGTGGTGGCACGTTCCGAACTCTCGGCCGACGACGTCATGGCGTACGTGGCCGAACGCGTGTCTCCCTATAAAAAGATCCGCATGGTAGAGTTCGTCGACAGCATCCCGAAGTCTCCATCTGGCAAGATTCTGCGGCGACTGCTGGTCGAGAAAGAGCGCCTGGCGGCCGCGCAGCGCACCTGA
- a CDS encoding Gfo/Idh/MocA family oxidoreductase, with the protein MSSPRLGIGFVGSGFNARFHMQGLRFVRDADVLGVWSPNAKNAASAAKYARELEVGACKPYKSITDMVADPAIDAIWLNGPNQARIENVQEICDAVTSGKGTLKGIACEKPLARSVAEAKEVLRMVEKAGIMHGYLENQYFSPQVSVGHNLIWRRGAAATGRPYLARAAEEHSGPHMPWFWNGALQGGGVLNDMMCHSILVVRQLLTPPGESLSTLVPKRVTGHIASLKFTRKEYAAQLKKTMGVDYLKSPSEDFASVNIEFEAPDGRIAIGEATTSWSFVGPGLRLSAELLGPEYSMKWNSLESGLDLFFSRAVKGKSGEDIVEKQNAEVGQMPVVVNEAIAYGYEAEDRHFVRAFLGKEKPLLTFHDGLDVVRLLMTAYMSAEQGKTIEFPPRGIDKFVPQVAQGTWKPR; encoded by the coding sequence ATGTCTTCTCCACGACTCGGCATCGGTTTCGTTGGCTCCGGCTTCAATGCGCGCTTCCACATGCAAGGCCTGCGCTTCGTGCGCGACGCCGATGTCTTGGGCGTCTGGAGCCCCAATGCGAAGAACGCGGCCTCGGCCGCCAAATACGCGCGCGAGCTTGAGGTGGGTGCGTGCAAGCCCTACAAGTCCATCACGGACATGGTGGCCGATCCGGCCATCGACGCCATCTGGCTCAATGGCCCCAATCAGGCGCGCATTGAAAACGTCCAGGAAATCTGCGATGCCGTGACCAGCGGAAAGGGTACGCTCAAAGGCATCGCCTGCGAGAAGCCGCTGGCGCGCTCGGTGGCTGAAGCAAAGGAAGTGCTGCGGATGGTGGAGAAGGCCGGCATCATGCACGGCTATCTCGAGAACCAGTACTTCTCGCCGCAGGTCAGCGTCGGACACAACCTCATCTGGCGCCGCGGCGCCGCTGCGACCGGCCGGCCCTATCTGGCGCGCGCCGCTGAAGAGCACAGTGGTCCGCACATGCCCTGGTTCTGGAACGGCGCGCTGCAGGGCGGCGGCGTGCTCAACGACATGATGTGCCACTCGATTCTCGTCGTGCGCCAACTGCTCACGCCCCCAGGCGAATCGCTGTCCACCCTCGTGCCCAAGCGTGTCACCGGCCACATCGCGTCGCTCAAGTTCACGCGCAAGGAGTACGCGGCGCAGCTCAAGAAGACGATGGGGGTGGACTACCTCAAGTCACCGTCCGAAGACTTCGCCAGCGTGAACATCGAGTTCGAAGCACCCGACGGCCGCATTGCCATTGGTGAAGCCACCACCAGCTGGAGTTTTGTCGGACCCGGCCTAAGGTTGTCCGCCGAGCTGCTGGGCCCCGAGTACTCGATGAAGTGGAACAGCCTGGAGTCGGGGCTCGATCTGTTCTTCTCGCGCGCCGTGAAAGGCAAGTCGGGCGAGGACATTGTCGAGAAGCAGAACGCCGAAGTAGGGCAGATGCCGGTGGTGGTGAACGAAGCGATTGCGTACGGATACGAAGCCGAAGACCGTCACTTCGTGCGCGCATTCCTCGGCAAGGAGAAGCCGCTGCTCACGTTCCACGACGGGCTCGACGTGGTGCGCCTGCTCATGACCGCGTACATGAGCGCCGAGCAGGGCAAGACTATCGAGTTCCCACCGCGCGGTATCGACAAATTTGTGCCCCAGGTGGCCCAGGGCACGTGGAAACCGAGGTGA
- a CDS encoding beta-N-acetylhexosaminidase, with protein MTLKLFRHAHARLTPSTLLLLCAVLSLSSRALSAAPAADSSVYAVIPRPTVMTPMPGHFTLTARTAVHADPTFAAVAHRFARDIANATGFDLSVVRSSAAAPGTIRLVHVIGSDAKALGDEGYRLDVSRSGVTVRAAHAAGAFYALETLKQLFPAAIFRDAPIAGIEWHAPAVHIEDAPRFTWRGAHLDVSRHFMPKEFVKKYIDLLARHKMNRFHWHLTEDQGWRIEIKKYPRLTDVSSCRDQTLVGPHQADPAKRVFDGKRHCGFYTQDDVREIVAYAAQRFITVVPEIEMPGHAQAAISAYPQLGVRRDTTVGVMQVWGVSEFILNADDSTVAFMQDVLREVMALFPGPYIHIGGDEAIKNQWKASTDIQARIKQLGLKDEHELQSWFIRQMDSFLTKNGRRMVGWDEILEGGLAENATVMSWRGMDGGIAAAKANHDVIMAPGSHTYFDHYQSRDRAKEPLAIGGYLPIDTVYAFEPVPSSLTDTEAKHVLGAQAQLWTEYIQDAKQLEYMAFPRMSALAEAIWTAKPRRDFADFMVRLQTHMQRMDAMDVNYRKY; from the coding sequence ATGACGTTGAAACTCTTTCGACACGCGCACGCACGGTTGACGCCCTCGACGCTGTTGCTGCTGTGCGCGGTGCTCTCGCTGTCGTCTCGCGCGCTTTCGGCGGCTCCCGCCGCCGACTCCAGTGTTTATGCCGTGATTCCGCGCCCCACGGTCATGACGCCCATGCCGGGGCATTTCACCCTCACCGCCCGGACCGCCGTGCACGCCGACCCGACCTTCGCCGCCGTGGCGCATCGGTTCGCGCGGGATATTGCCAACGCCACCGGATTCGATCTGTCAGTAGTACGGTCCAGCGCCGCGGCGCCAGGCACGATTCGCCTGGTGCATGTGATCGGGAGCGACGCCAAGGCCCTGGGTGACGAAGGCTACCGGCTGGATGTGTCGCGCAGTGGCGTGACCGTGCGCGCCGCACATGCGGCAGGCGCCTTTTACGCGCTGGAGACGCTGAAACAGTTGTTTCCGGCCGCCATTTTCCGCGACGCCCCCATCGCCGGTATCGAGTGGCACGCGCCCGCCGTGCACATCGAGGATGCTCCACGATTTACCTGGCGCGGCGCGCATCTGGATGTGTCGCGGCACTTCATGCCGAAGGAGTTCGTGAAGAAGTACATCGACCTGCTGGCGCGTCACAAGATGAATCGCTTTCACTGGCATCTCACGGAAGACCAGGGCTGGCGTATCGAGATCAAGAAGTATCCGCGCCTCACCGACGTGAGCTCCTGCCGCGATCAGACGCTGGTGGGCCCGCATCAGGCCGATCCGGCCAAGCGGGTGTTTGACGGCAAACGGCATTGTGGCTTCTACACGCAGGATGATGTGCGCGAAATCGTCGCCTACGCGGCGCAGCGTTTCATTACGGTGGTCCCGGAAATCGAGATGCCCGGACACGCGCAGGCCGCCATCTCGGCCTATCCACAACTTGGTGTGCGACGTGACACCACCGTTGGCGTCATGCAGGTGTGGGGGGTCAGTGAGTTCATCCTCAATGCCGACGACAGCACCGTGGCATTCATGCAGGATGTGCTGCGCGAGGTGATGGCGCTCTTCCCCGGCCCGTACATCCATATTGGCGGCGACGAAGCCATCAAGAACCAGTGGAAGGCCAGTACCGACATTCAGGCGCGCATCAAGCAACTCGGCCTCAAGGACGAGCACGAGTTGCAGAGCTGGTTCATCCGCCAGATGGACAGCTTTCTCACGAAGAACGGCCGTCGCATGGTCGGCTGGGATGAGATTCTCGAGGGCGGACTGGCCGAGAATGCCACGGTGATGTCGTGGCGCGGGATGGATGGCGGCATCGCGGCCGCCAAGGCCAATCATGACGTGATCATGGCGCCAGGCAGTCACACGTACTTCGACCACTACCAGTCACGCGACCGCGCGAAGGAGCCGCTGGCGATTGGCGGTTATCTGCCCATCGATACGGTGTACGCATTCGAGCCCGTGCCCTCGTCACTCACGGACACCGAAGCGAAACACGTGCTGGGCGCGCAGGCGCAACTGTGGACAGAGTACATCCAGGATGCCAAACAACTGGAGTACATGGCATTCCCCCGCATGAGCGCACTGGCCGAAGCCATCTGGACGGCGAAGCCGCGTCGCGACTTCGCCGACTTCATGGTCCGGTTGCAAACGCACATGCAGCGCATGGACGCGATGGACGTGAATTACAGGAAGTACTAG